A genomic segment from Vespa crabro chromosome 25, iyVesCrab1.2, whole genome shotgun sequence encodes:
- the LOC124432517 gene encoding GRB2-associated-binding protein 2 isoform X1 yields the protein MDDERAVVLLVMEVLKTTQEIVHEGWLIKSPPTKLWRARWRKRWFALRHSGELPGQYFLEYYTDRRCRKLKGRIDLDQCEQVDAGLRFENCKQKYQFTFNVKTPKRTYYLVAESEADMNKWVAAVCQVCGLKAYTQDEEQQCQMFQYESQESPPISPTSTISGPYIPISECISGRRLNDTSSLSSGMGQGPEHYDAPRRLAPSPPRSPTTTDAESVFTDDEWTAPVPSVNWDTFPADSRGQNSVDAEIGSWSVRKRFGKLRIVDSTVPPAVEKLPAPPRPPKPPHMLPENPGHNYLNLDGATESSKPTTPATPAPNTIAIGTVTDESYDFPRSHQSGQTTEKHVYSNAAPSTIEETRVFRYDFHEDEPPSPRSESSVTATYSNLPSPLIRDNSTVVSISSSSTIAVPPPPVVYRELKPGRKTSDSTSIISNEASPGTNLSTLEMSSSEHSPAEPPSINRKLKPPLNKSPIEGPLQLASPPGRGRMRAAPSPTPPMHTHSVRHQSTSDEDNNAFDDKEEIYYYQDHNNTFIPASNRRLVVLQYLDLDLEATESFASSTLPPAQSPPNTTVYKTVDFLKTEAFNRTRQRVEEERKQCTDELT from the exons atggaCGACGAGCGTGCCGTTGTCCTC TTAGTAATGGAGGTTCTTAAAACTACACAAGAAATCGTTCATGAAGGATGGCTCATCAAATCGCCACCTACTAAACTATGGAGAGCT CGATGGAGAAAACGTTGGTTCGCATTAAGACACAGCGGTGAATTACCTGGACAATACTTTTTAGAATATTATACGGACAGACGttgtagaaaattaaaaggtcGTATAGATCTTGATCAATGCGAACag gTTGATGCTGGTCTTAGGTTTGAAAattgtaaacaaaaatatcaatttacgTTCAATGTTAAAACACCAAAGAGAACTTATTATTTGGTAGCTGAAAGTGAAGCCGATATGAACAAATGGGTCGCTGCTGTTTGTCAAGTTTGCGGTTTAAAGGCTTACACTCAAGATGAGGAACAACAATGTCAAA tgtttcAATATGAATCCCAAGAATCACCACCGATCTCACCAACAAGTACAATATCTGGGCCTTATATTCCTATTAGCGAATGTATATCTGGTCGTCGTCTTAACGATACCAGTTCTCTTAGTTCAGGAATGGGACAAGGACCAGAACATTATGATGCTCCAAGAAGATTAGCACCTTCACCACCAAGATCACCTACGACTACTGACGCAGAAAGTGTCTTTACGGATGATGAATGGACAGCTCCTGTACCAAGTGTCAATTGGGATACATTTCCAG CCGACTCCAGAGGTCAGAATTCTGTTGACGCTGAGATAGGCTCATGGAGCGTTAGAAAGAGATTTGGAAAGTTAAGAATAGTGGATTCAACTGTACCACCTGCCGTAGAAAAATTACCAGCACCACCAAGACCACCTAAACCGCCGCACATGTTACCTGAAAATCCTGgacataattatttaaatttggaTGGTGCTACTGAAAGTTCAAAGCCAACAACACCTGCTACACCAGCGCCAAATACTATTGCAATTGGTACGGTAACGGATGAATCATATGATTTTCCTAGATCCCATCAATCTGGACAGACAACGGAGAAACATGTTTATTCTAATGCCGCACCAAGTACAATAGAAGAGACACGTGTTTTCCGATATGATTTTCATGAGGATGAACCACCAAGTCCAAGATCGGAAAGTTCAGTGACAGCAACTTATTCGAATTTACCAAGTCCATTGATAAGAGATAATAGTACAGTTGTTtcaatatcatcatcatcaacgaTTGCTGTTCCACCACCGCCTGTTGTTTATAGAGAATTAAAACCAGGTAGAAAAACAAGCGATTCTACGTCAATTATTAGCAACGAGGCATCACCTGGTACTAATTTATCAACGTTAGAAATGAGCTCTAGCGAACATTCACCTGCTGAACCGCCAAGTATTAATAGAAAACTTAAACCACCATTGAACAAATCACCTATAGaag gaCCATTACAACTTGCTTCACCACCTGGAAGAGGTAGAATGCGAGCAGCACCTAGTCCTACTCCTCCAATGCATACGCATTCCGTTAGACATCAGTCGACGTCGGATGAGGATAATAATGCTTTCGATGATAAAGAGGAG atatattattatcaggATCACAATAATACGTTTATACCTGCGTCAAATCGACGTTTAGTCGTTTTGCAATATCTAGATCTTGATTTAGAGGCAACGGAAAGTTTTGCCTCGTCGACGTTACCACCTGCCCAATCACCACCAAATACTACGGTCTACAAAACtgttgattttttaaaaaccGAGGCTTTCAATCGTACACGACAACGCGtcgaagaggaaaggaaacaaTGTACCGATGAGTTAACATag
- the LOC124432517 gene encoding GRB2-associated-binding protein 2 isoform X2, with protein sequence MDDERAVVLLVMEVLKTTQEIVHEGWLIKSPPTKLWRARWRKRWFALRHSGELPGQYFLEYYTDRRCRKLKGRIDLDQCEQVDAGLRFENCKQKYQFTFNVKTPKRTYYLVAESEADMNKWVAAVCQVCGLKAYTQDEEQQCQMFQYESQESPPISPTSTISGPYIPISECISGRRLNDTSSLSSGMGQGPEHYDAPRRLAPSPPRSPTTTDAESVFTDDEWTAPVPSVNWDTFPADSRGQNSVDAEIGSWSVRKRFGKLRIVDSTVPPAVEKLPAPPRPPKPPHMLPENPGHNYLNLDGATESSKPTTPATPAPNTIAIGTVTDESYDFPRSHQSGQTTEKHVYSNAAPSTIEETRVFRYDFHEDEPPSPRSESSVTATYSNLPSPLIRDNSTVVSISSSSTIAVPPPPVVYRELKPGRKTSDSTSIISNEASPGTNLSTLEMSSSEHSPAEPPSINRKLKPPLNKSPIEGPLQLASPPGRGRMRAAPSPTPPMHTHSVRHQSTSDEDNNAFDDKEEIYYYQDHNNTFIPASNRRLVVLQYLDLDLEATESFASSTLPPAQSPPNTTVYKTVDFLKTEAFNRTRQRVEEERKQ encoded by the exons atggaCGACGAGCGTGCCGTTGTCCTC TTAGTAATGGAGGTTCTTAAAACTACACAAGAAATCGTTCATGAAGGATGGCTCATCAAATCGCCACCTACTAAACTATGGAGAGCT CGATGGAGAAAACGTTGGTTCGCATTAAGACACAGCGGTGAATTACCTGGACAATACTTTTTAGAATATTATACGGACAGACGttgtagaaaattaaaaggtcGTATAGATCTTGATCAATGCGAACag gTTGATGCTGGTCTTAGGTTTGAAAattgtaaacaaaaatatcaatttacgTTCAATGTTAAAACACCAAAGAGAACTTATTATTTGGTAGCTGAAAGTGAAGCCGATATGAACAAATGGGTCGCTGCTGTTTGTCAAGTTTGCGGTTTAAAGGCTTACACTCAAGATGAGGAACAACAATGTCAAA tgtttcAATATGAATCCCAAGAATCACCACCGATCTCACCAACAAGTACAATATCTGGGCCTTATATTCCTATTAGCGAATGTATATCTGGTCGTCGTCTTAACGATACCAGTTCTCTTAGTTCAGGAATGGGACAAGGACCAGAACATTATGATGCTCCAAGAAGATTAGCACCTTCACCACCAAGATCACCTACGACTACTGACGCAGAAAGTGTCTTTACGGATGATGAATGGACAGCTCCTGTACCAAGTGTCAATTGGGATACATTTCCAG CCGACTCCAGAGGTCAGAATTCTGTTGACGCTGAGATAGGCTCATGGAGCGTTAGAAAGAGATTTGGAAAGTTAAGAATAGTGGATTCAACTGTACCACCTGCCGTAGAAAAATTACCAGCACCACCAAGACCACCTAAACCGCCGCACATGTTACCTGAAAATCCTGgacataattatttaaatttggaTGGTGCTACTGAAAGTTCAAAGCCAACAACACCTGCTACACCAGCGCCAAATACTATTGCAATTGGTACGGTAACGGATGAATCATATGATTTTCCTAGATCCCATCAATCTGGACAGACAACGGAGAAACATGTTTATTCTAATGCCGCACCAAGTACAATAGAAGAGACACGTGTTTTCCGATATGATTTTCATGAGGATGAACCACCAAGTCCAAGATCGGAAAGTTCAGTGACAGCAACTTATTCGAATTTACCAAGTCCATTGATAAGAGATAATAGTACAGTTGTTtcaatatcatcatcatcaacgaTTGCTGTTCCACCACCGCCTGTTGTTTATAGAGAATTAAAACCAGGTAGAAAAACAAGCGATTCTACGTCAATTATTAGCAACGAGGCATCACCTGGTACTAATTTATCAACGTTAGAAATGAGCTCTAGCGAACATTCACCTGCTGAACCGCCAAGTATTAATAGAAAACTTAAACCACCATTGAACAAATCACCTATAGaag gaCCATTACAACTTGCTTCACCACCTGGAAGAGGTAGAATGCGAGCAGCACCTAGTCCTACTCCTCCAATGCATACGCATTCCGTTAGACATCAGTCGACGTCGGATGAGGATAATAATGCTTTCGATGATAAAGAGGAG atatattattatcaggATCACAATAATACGTTTATACCTGCGTCAAATCGACGTTTAGTCGTTTTGCAATATCTAGATCTTGATTTAGAGGCAACGGAAAGTTTTGCCTCGTCGACGTTACCACCTGCCCAATCACCACCAAATACTACGGTCTACAAAACtgttgattttttaaaaaccGAGGCTTTCAATCGTACACGACAACGCGtcgaagaggaaaggaaacaaT AA